One Punica granatum isolate Tunisia-2019 chromosome 3, ASM765513v2, whole genome shotgun sequence genomic window carries:
- the LOC116199230 gene encoding F-box protein SKIP22-like, protein MDLELEDVGGLAEEKEQPQSSGERNKHSVPHFLRRVLREELGKDDHDEVQRHRLLVFAIHAVMLESGFLEVTRTSGTDAYTFSLSYTLPELIADKLNEVESVVLNLEFPSMGRHWVNGGLQSNSIWPVVRKFAPAMIDLMLGNSSSSLYPKSEVFEFWNVVKDRLALPLLIDLCEMADLPLPSCLMSLPMELKLQILGLLDVQDLLRMARGSKEFQYLSTHNDLWKQKFLSEFGDVKEMQGALNIDWKASYMIKWKSERDRISSSGTGLQAERPVTRRQLDQLPPWV, encoded by the exons ATGGATTTAGAACTGGAAGATGTGGGCGGCCTGGCCGAGGAGAAGGAACAGCCACAGAGTAGTGGTGAGCGTAATAAGCACTCTGTGCCTCACTTCCTTAGGAGGGTTTTGAGGGAAGAACTGGGGAAAGATGATCATGATGAGGTTCAAAGACATAGACTTTTAGTCTTTGCAATCCATGCCGTTATGCTAGAATCTGGCTTTCTCGAGGTGACTCGAACCTCGGGCACTGATGCTTATACCTTCTCATTGTCATACACTCTGCCCGAGCTCATCGCTGACAAGTTGAATGAGGTTGAGAGTGTGGTTCTGAATCTGGAGTTTCCGAGTATGGGCCGCCATTGGGTGAAT GGGGGGCTGCAATCCAATAGTATCTGGCCGGTTGTGCGCAAATTTGCTCCTGCTATGATAGACTTAATGCTCGGTAATAGCAGCAGCAGTTTGTATCCTAAAAGTGAAGTTTTTGAATTCTGGAACGTTGTGAAGGATCGGTTGGCATTGCCTCTTTTAATAGACCTCTGCGAGATGGCTGATCTGCCACTCCCGTCCTGTCTCATGTCCCTTCCGATGGAGCTGAAGCTTCAGATTCTGGGTCTTCTTGATGTCCAGGACCTCCTCCGAATGGCTCGTGGGAGCAAAGAGTTTCAGTACTTGTCAACACATAATGATTTGTGGAAGCAGAAGTTCCTCAGTGAGTTTGGAGATGTGAAGGAAATGCAAGGTGCGTTGAATATCGATTGGAAGGCCTCCTATATGATCAAGTGGAAATCGGAGAGGGACAGGATCAGTTCAAGCGGGACAGGTTTACAAGCGGAGAGGCCAGTGACGCGGAGGCAACTTGACCAGCTGCCTCCATGGGTTTGA